In one Eschrichtius robustus isolate mEscRob2 chromosome 15, mEscRob2.pri, whole genome shotgun sequence genomic region, the following are encoded:
- the KCNF1 gene encoding potassium voltage-gated channel subfamily F member 1, whose product MDGAGERSLPEPGSRGSRAGDDMEIVVNVGGVRRVLYGDLLSRYPETRLAELIDCLAGGYDTIFSLCDDYDPGKREFYFDRDPDAFKCVIEVYYFGEVHMKKGICPICFKNEMDFWKVDLKFLDDCCKSHLSEKREELEEIARRVQLILDDLGVDTAEGRWQRCQKCVWKFLEKPESSCPARVVAVLSFLLILVSSVVMCMGTIPELQVLDAEGNRVEHPTLENVETACIGWFTLEYLLRLFSSPNKLHFALSFMNIVDVLAILPFYVSFTLTHLGARMMELTNVQQAVQALRIMRIARIFKLARHSSGLQTLTYALKRSFKELGLLLMYLAVGIFVFSALGYTMEQSHPETLFKSIPQSFWWAIITMTTVGYGDIYPKTTLGKLNAAISFLCGVIAIALPIHPIINNFVRYYNKQRVLETAAKHELELMELNSSSVGEGKTGGSRGDLDNLPPEPAGKEGLSWSSRLKISHSDTFIPLLTEEKHHRTRLQSCK is encoded by the coding sequence ATGGACGGGGCCGGGGAGCGCAGCCTCCCGGAGCCGGGCAGCCGGGGCTCCCGGGCGGGAGACGACATGGAGATCGTCGTCAACGTGGGAGGCGTGCGGCGGGTGCTGTACGGAGACCTCCTCAGCCGGTACCCCGAGACCCGGCTGGCGGAGCTCATCGACTGCTTGGCCGGGGGCTACGacaccatcttctccctgtgcgACGACTACGACCCCGGGAAGCGCGAGTTCTACTTCGACAGGGACCCGGACGCGTTCAAGTGTGTCATTGAGGTGTACTATTTTGGGGAGGTCCACATGAAGAAGGGCATCTGCCCCATCTGCTTCAAGAACGAGATGGACTTCTGGAAGGTGGACCTCAAGTTCCTGGACGACTGCTGCAAGAGCCACCTGAGCGAGAAGCGCGAGGAGCTGGAGGAGATTGCGCGCCGCGTGCAGCTCATTCTGGACGACCTGGGCGTGGACACGGCCGAGGGCCGCTGGCAGCGCTGCCAGAAGTGCGTCTGGAAGTTCCTGGAGAAGCCCGAGTCCTCGTGTCCGGCGCGGGTGGTGGCCGTCCTGTCCTTCCTGCTCATCCTCGTCTCGTCGGTGGTCATGTGCATGGGCACCATCCCCGAGCTGCAGGTGCTGGACGCCGAGGGCAACCGCGTGGAGCACCCGACGCTGGAGAACGTGGAGACGGCGTGCATCGGCTGGTTCACGCTGGAGTACCTGCTGCGCCTGTTCTCCTCGCCCAACAAGCTGCACTTCGCCCTGTCCTTCATGAACATCGTGGACGTGCTGGCCATCCTCCCCTTCTACGTGAGCTTCACGCTCACGCACCTGGGCGCCCGCATGATGGAGCTGACCAACGTGCAGCAGGCGGTGCAGGCCCTGCGGATCATGCGCATCGCCCGCATCTTCAAGCTGGCGCGCCACTCCTCGGGGCTGCAGACCCTCACCTACGCCCTCAAGCGCAGCTTCAAGGAACTGGGGCTGCTGCTCATGTACCTGGCCGTGGGCATCTTCGTCTTCTCGGCCCTGGGCTACACCATGGAGCAGAGCCACCCGGAGACCTTGTTTAAGAGCATCCCCCAGTCCTTCTGGTGGGCCATCATCACCATGACCACGGTTGGCTATGGTGACATCTACCCCAAGACCACCCTGGGCAAGCTCAATGCAGCCATCAGCTTCCTGTGTGGGGTCATTGCCATTGCCCTGCCCATCCACCCCATCATCAACAACTTTGTCAGATACTACAACAAGCAGCGAGTCCTGGAAACGGCAGCCAAGCACGAGCTGGAGTTGATGGAGCTCAACTCCAGCAGTGTGGGCGAGGGCAAGACAGGGGGCTCCCGCGGCGACCTGGACAACCTCCCGCCAGAGCCCGCCGGGAAGGAGGGGCTGAGCTGGAGCAGCCGGCTGAAGATCTCCCACAGCGACACCTTCATCCCCCTGCTGACCGAGGAGAAGCACCACAGGACCCGGCTCCAGAGCTGCAAGTGA